One window from the genome of Thermaerobacter marianensis DSM 12885 encodes:
- a CDS encoding amidohydrolase, with product MNQSNGPAPAGGTARPRYFFNGRIFTADPQQPEATAMVVEGGRIRWIGRQEDANPGAGVERLDLAGHRVIPGLIDAHMHPLFLAETAQQIPCLPPAARSIGDIVAAVRRRREELGRAGATGPGPAGFRTGGPRAAGGGMGATGRGTDPAAEPSRKPRAASGTHGLPWILGWGYDEGKLAEGRAPTRWDLDRGAADVPVVITRICYHVVAVNSKALELAGITRDTPDPPGGRIDRDERGEPTGVLREAARYLVLDLIPMPSPEAQAEMLAKLSPLLLARGITAITDMMARRRPVDDLTLYRAARGRGLRQRAVLYYLWEHLREELPGEAAGTGGRPLALEPGATDLRQPVFVGGIKVFADGSISGRTAWVDPPFGGVDPPFRGTGGSGSGEAGAAGSPAHPGPGVPAGSFAPTGLAAPSGAAGSSGVPGQHGLALTTPDELRAAAAVARRAGVQLAVHAMGNRAVDLVVGTLGALPGWLRDGPSVRLEHATLASRDAMARAARAGIAFVPQPIFLFAEIESYLNNLGVERARRAYALRSMLEAGVTVALSSDAPATSWADPASPFVNMKAAATRVASSGTPVGLNEAIPVAVALALYTREAARVTRIPGVGQLKPGYAADFVVLDRDLLSVEPADLDAVRVVATYMGGERVYPA from the coding sequence ATGAACCAGTCAAACGGGCCGGCACCGGCCGGCGGCACTGCCCGCCCCCGCTACTTCTTCAACGGGCGCATCTTCACCGCTGACCCCCAGCAACCAGAGGCCACCGCCATGGTGGTGGAGGGCGGGCGCATCCGCTGGATCGGCCGCCAGGAGGACGCCAACCCCGGCGCCGGTGTCGAAAGGCTCGACCTGGCGGGGCACCGGGTGATCCCGGGACTGATCGACGCCCACATGCACCCGCTGTTCCTGGCGGAGACGGCGCAGCAGATCCCCTGCCTCCCTCCTGCCGCCCGCTCCATCGGCGACATCGTGGCGGCCGTACGCCGGCGCCGGGAGGAACTGGGCCGGGCCGGTGCGACGGGCCCCGGGCCGGCCGGGTTCCGCACAGGAGGACCCCGTGCCGCGGGAGGAGGTATGGGTGCCACAGGGCGCGGGACCGATCCGGCGGCAGAACCCTCAAGGAAGCCCCGGGCCGCCAGCGGCACGCACGGCCTGCCCTGGATTCTCGGTTGGGGCTACGACGAGGGCAAGCTGGCCGAGGGCCGCGCCCCCACCCGCTGGGACTTGGACCGGGGTGCCGCCGACGTGCCCGTCGTGATCACCCGCATCTGCTACCATGTGGTCGCCGTCAACAGCAAGGCCCTGGAGCTGGCGGGCATCACCCGCGACACGCCCGATCCGCCAGGGGGCCGGATCGACCGGGACGAGCGGGGCGAACCGACGGGTGTCCTGCGGGAAGCGGCCCGGTACCTGGTACTCGACCTCATTCCCATGCCGTCGCCGGAGGCCCAGGCGGAAATGCTGGCGAAGCTCAGTCCCCTCCTGCTGGCCCGGGGCATCACCGCCATCACCGACATGATGGCCCGGCGCCGCCCGGTGGACGACCTCACCCTCTATCGGGCGGCCCGGGGCCGCGGCCTGCGCCAGCGGGCGGTGCTCTACTACCTCTGGGAACACCTGCGGGAGGAGCTCCCCGGGGAGGCCGCCGGGACCGGCGGGCGTCCCCTTGCTCTGGAACCCGGCGCCACCGACCTCCGCCAGCCGGTCTTCGTCGGGGGCATCAAGGTCTTCGCCGACGGCAGCATCTCGGGCCGCACCGCCTGGGTCGACCCGCCCTTTGGCGGCGTCGACCCGCCCTTTCGCGGCACCGGCGGGTCCGGCTCCGGCGAGGCCGGCGCGGCCGGTTCCCCAGCCCACCCGGGGCCCGGCGTGCCTGCGGGATCCTTCGCCCCGACCGGGCTGGCCGCGCCGTCCGGCGCCGCCGGTTCGTCCGGGGTCCCGGGCCAGCACGGCCTCGCCCTGACCACGCCCGACGAACTCCGGGCGGCTGCGGCCGTGGCCCGGCGGGCAGGGGTGCAGCTGGCGGTTCACGCCATGGGCAACCGGGCCGTCGACCTGGTGGTGGGCACCCTGGGCGCCCTGCCCGGCTGGCTCCGCGACGGCCCCTCCGTCCGTCTCGAGCACGCCACCCTGGCCTCCCGCGACGCCATGGCCCGCGCCGCTCGAGCCGGAATCGCCTTCGTCCCCCAACCCATCTTCCTGTTCGCCGAGATCGAAAGTTACCTCAACAACCTGGGGGTCGAACGGGCGCGCCGCGCCTACGCCCTGCGCTCCATGCTGGAGGCGGGCGTGACCGTGGCGCTCTCGTCCGACGCGCCCGCCACCTCCTGGGCGGACCCGGCCAGTCCGTTCGTCAACATGAAGGCGGCCGCCACCCGGGTCGCTTCCAGCGGCACCCCGGTGGGGCTGAATGAAGCGATTCCCGTCGCGGTGGCGCTGGCCCTCTACACCCGCGAGGCCGCTCGCGTCACCCGCATCCCCGGGGTGGGTCAGCTCAAGCCCGGCTACGCGGCGGATTTCGTCGTGCTGGACCGGGACCTCTTGTCGGTCGAACCGGCGGACCTGGACGCAGTCCGGGTGGTGGCGACGTACATGGGCGGGGAGCGGGTGTACCCGGCGTAG
- a CDS encoding ABC transporter ATP-binding protein codes for MSTATPAAGAPGEPAIVTRNLQRTFGRVRALAGIDMVVPRGAVYGFIGPNGAGKTTCLRILAGLLEPSGGEARVCGLDVTRQRDGLPGVIGYMPDFFGVYDDLTVTEYLDFYAACYGLRGPAARRRRDALLELVDLADKAGEMVNHLSRGMKQRLGLARALIHDPQVLLLDEPASGLDPAARIEFRELIRELAAMGKTLVVSSHILSELADFCTHVGILHRGRLLVSGTMAEVLAAVRRRSARVHLVVPPRDEPGAVAARARQALATLPAVTHVEIGAAATGAERGDAGGPPGGGEAGAASGPGAAGAEPGVGDAGWGRAAGEADAGGGPKAAGAGFGPGVLELIVDFAGGPVTLAHINARLVQAGLLVSHVAEVGGSLEEAFLYAVESLAGEDASPAAQVAAGKGGGRGGR; via the coding sequence GTGAGCACCGCGACCCCCGCCGCCGGAGCCCCCGGCGAACCCGCCATCGTCACCCGGAACCTGCAGCGCACCTTCGGGCGGGTGCGGGCCCTGGCCGGCATCGACATGGTGGTGCCGCGGGGCGCCGTCTACGGGTTCATCGGGCCCAACGGCGCCGGCAAGACCACCTGCCTGCGCATCCTGGCCGGGTTGCTGGAACCCTCCGGCGGCGAGGCCCGGGTCTGCGGGCTCGACGTCACCCGCCAGCGGGACGGCCTGCCCGGCGTCATCGGCTACATGCCGGACTTCTTCGGTGTGTACGACGACCTGACCGTCACCGAGTACCTGGACTTCTACGCCGCCTGTTACGGGCTGCGGGGACCCGCCGCCCGGCGCCGGCGGGATGCCCTGCTGGAGCTGGTCGACCTGGCGGACAAGGCGGGCGAGATGGTCAACCACCTGTCCCGGGGGATGAAGCAGCGCCTCGGCCTGGCCCGGGCGCTGATCCACGACCCCCAGGTCCTCCTCCTGGACGAACCGGCCAGCGGCCTCGACCCCGCGGCCCGCATCGAGTTCCGCGAGCTGATCCGGGAACTGGCGGCCATGGGGAAGACCCTGGTGGTCAGCTCCCACATCCTCAGCGAGCTGGCGGACTTCTGCACCCACGTGGGGATCCTCCACCGCGGCCGGCTGCTGGTGTCCGGCACCATGGCGGAGGTGCTGGCGGCGGTCCGCCGCCGCTCGGCCCGGGTGCACCTGGTGGTTCCGCCGCGGGATGAACCCGGCGCCGTGGCGGCCCGGGCGCGGCAGGCGCTGGCGACCCTGCCCGCGGTGACCCACGTGGAGATCGGCGCAGCGGCCACCGGAGCGGAGCGGGGTGATGCCGGCGGCCCGCCGGGAGGGGGCGAGGCGGGTGCCGCGTCGGGTCCGGGAGCCGCCGGGGCGGAGCCGGGAGTGGGCGACGCGGGTTGGGGTCGCGCGGCCGGTGAAGCGGATGCGGGCGGCGGGCCGAAGGCGGCCGGAGCCGGCTTCGGTCCGGGGGTGCTCGAACTGATCGTCGACTTCGCCGGCGGTCCCGTGACGCTGGCCCACATCAACGCGCGGCTGGTGCAGGCGGGCCTGCTGGTCAGCCACGTGGCGGAAGTGGGCGGCAGCCTGGAGGAGGCGTTCCTTTACGCGGTGGAGAGCCTGGCGGGCGAGGACGCCTCGCCCGCGGCGCAGGTGGCGGCGGGGAAAGGAGGTGGCCGTGGTGGCCGGTGA
- a CDS encoding ABC transporter permease, which yields MAGDVGGPKPGHELEAEPRVQPAAAGVTGVGGTGEGAAPAGVEPAPAGPGPGLARGLGRRQAALLAPTLLNPIIELEFRARMRRNRTMLLLMAYTAAVAAVFLLAVVFTGAAGTRILGPGPYEISWGLFQAVMLAELVLIGAVAGASGAGAISSERERQTWEILRTTRMPAWRIVTGKLVAAVALALWLVVASFPVFLPLFRFNAVQPDMLARLLLLFTASGLTWAALGLFFSALFRRTIVAVIATYGVAMGWVILTLIARPLQDALTPPPPMGPMPPRPVGPLAIELASPVLALLYALRSPLLEEWNWLAGGVVSVLLRAGMPAGTRITTAARVAAYLGEYGYYWMYVIIALGAAAVLAAAATALIQRREAG from the coding sequence GTGGCCGGTGACGTGGGAGGCCCCAAGCCCGGGCACGAACTGGAGGCCGAGCCCCGGGTCCAGCCCGCCGCAGCCGGCGTGACCGGCGTCGGCGGGACCGGCGAGGGAGCCGCCCCCGCGGGGGTCGAGCCCGCGCCGGCCGGCCCGGGACCGGGGCTGGCCCGCGGCCTTGGCCGGCGCCAGGCCGCCCTGCTGGCGCCCACGCTCCTCAACCCCATCATCGAGCTGGAATTCCGGGCTCGCATGCGCCGGAACCGCACCATGCTCCTGCTCATGGCCTACACGGCGGCGGTCGCTGCCGTGTTCCTCCTGGCCGTGGTGTTCACGGGCGCGGCGGGGACCCGCATCCTCGGACCCGGCCCCTACGAGATCAGCTGGGGGCTCTTCCAGGCGGTGATGCTGGCGGAACTGGTGCTGATCGGCGCCGTGGCCGGCGCCTCGGGCGCGGGCGCCATCAGCAGCGAGCGGGAGCGGCAGACGTGGGAGATCCTGCGGACGACCCGGATGCCCGCCTGGCGCATCGTGACGGGCAAGCTGGTCGCCGCCGTCGCCCTGGCCCTGTGGCTGGTGGTGGCCTCCTTCCCCGTCTTCCTGCCCCTCTTCCGGTTCAACGCGGTGCAGCCGGACATGCTGGCCCGGTTGCTGCTGCTCTTCACCGCCAGCGGCCTGACCTGGGCGGCCCTCGGCCTGTTCTTCTCCGCCCTGTTCCGGCGGACCATCGTGGCCGTCATCGCCACGTACGGGGTGGCCATGGGCTGGGTGATCCTGACCTTGATCGCCCGGCCGCTACAGGATGCCCTCACCCCCCCGCCGCCCATGGGTCCCATGCCCCCGCGTCCCGTGGGTCCGCTGGCCATCGAGCTGGCCAGCCCCGTGCTGGCCTTGCTGTATGCCCTGCGGTCCCCCTTGCTGGAGGAGTGGAACTGGCTGGCCGGCGGGGTGGTGTCCGTGCTGCTCCGCGCAGGCATGCCGGCAGGAACGCGCATCACCACCGCCGCCCGGGTGGCCGCCTATCTGGGTGAATACGGCTACTATTGGATGTACGTCATCATCGCCCTGGGGGCGGCCGCGGTGCTGGCGGCGGCCGCCACGGCCCTCATCCAGCGGCGGGAGGCGGGATAG
- a CDS encoding AAA family ATPase, whose protein sequence is MTPGPVAREAEDLAQRLERLADQLARVRDELQRVILGQDDVVRQVLWALLAGGHVLLEGVPGLGKTALVRALGQVLGLQFSRIQFTPDLMPADLLGTHILEERPDGRRGWRWEPGPIWAHLVLADEINRATPKTQSALLEAMAEGQVTAGGTTRPLPRPFLVLATQNPLEMEGTFPLPEAQLDRFLFKVLVPYPSEDTLARIGRLTTGARPAAPATVAGGEATVREWMDLARGVLVADEVLHRAARLVAMTHPDHPQAPEAVRRFVRYGASPRGLQALLLGAKARALMEGRLNVAYDDLAAVLRPALRHRLILNFEAEAAGIGVDDILAELAEAAGLAGVQGQAPPGGRGHAPPAAPPDGVPGVPPGAPPDAPPAAPQPAAPGFGRVPPDEPARSRRGE, encoded by the coding sequence ATGACCCCGGGTCCCGTGGCGCGGGAAGCCGAAGACCTGGCCCAGCGGCTCGAGCGCCTGGCGGACCAGCTGGCCCGGGTCCGCGACGAGTTGCAGCGGGTCATCCTGGGTCAGGACGACGTGGTCCGGCAAGTCCTCTGGGCCTTGCTGGCGGGTGGCCACGTGCTGCTGGAGGGCGTGCCCGGACTGGGCAAGACGGCCCTGGTACGGGCCCTCGGCCAGGTGCTGGGCCTCCAGTTCTCCCGGATTCAGTTCACCCCCGACCTGATGCCGGCGGACCTGCTGGGCACCCACATCCTCGAGGAACGCCCCGACGGCCGCCGCGGCTGGCGCTGGGAGCCCGGTCCCATCTGGGCGCACCTGGTGCTGGCCGACGAAATCAACCGGGCGACGCCCAAAACCCAGAGCGCCTTGCTGGAAGCCATGGCGGAAGGGCAGGTGACGGCGGGCGGCACCACCCGGCCGCTGCCCCGGCCGTTCCTGGTCCTGGCCACCCAGAACCCCCTGGAGATGGAGGGGACGTTCCCCCTGCCCGAGGCCCAGCTGGACCGCTTCCTGTTCAAGGTGCTGGTCCCCTACCCGTCGGAAGACACGCTGGCCCGCATCGGCCGGCTCACCACCGGGGCCCGGCCGGCTGCCCCGGCGACCGTGGCCGGCGGAGAAGCGACGGTCCGCGAGTGGATGGACCTGGCCCGCGGCGTCCTGGTGGCCGACGAGGTCCTCCACCGGGCGGCGCGTCTGGTGGCCATGACCCATCCCGACCACCCCCAGGCGCCGGAGGCGGTGCGCCGGTTCGTCCGGTACGGGGCCAGCCCGCGGGGCCTGCAAGCCCTGCTGCTGGGGGCCAAGGCGCGGGCGTTGATGGAAGGCCGGCTCAACGTGGCCTACGACGACCTGGCGGCCGTGCTGCGGCCCGCCCTGCGCCACCGGCTGATCCTCAACTTCGAGGCCGAGGCGGCGGGGATTGGCGTGGATGACATCCTGGCCGAGCTGGCGGAGGCCGCGGGCCTGGCCGGGGTGCAGGGACAGGCCCCGCCTGGCGGCCGGGGCCACGCCCCGCCAGCCGCCCCGCCGGACGGCGTGCCCGGTGTCCCGCCCGGTGCCCCGCCCGATGCCCCGCCAGCCGCCCCGCAACCCGCGGCGCCCGGCTTCGGGCGGGTTCCTCCGGACGAACCCGCCCGGAGCCGGCGCGGGGAGTGA
- a CDS encoding DUF58 domain-containing protein, producing MAAGLEAWLDGQVRPLLERLQLLGRAAAPDAWTGRYRTRQKGRSLEYAGFREYVPGDDPRTLDWQALARLDRPFVREYTAERERVVTVLIDGSASMAAAGKVATALQLAAALGYCALYHGDRWQLVLLQGPAARLLGVGRGRGARHRLAVALAAAEAQFRTVGTPAAAGTALARGGAAAPDAATATGGITGSRPPAVPQAPRWGHEAEGLPGSADGTRGWERAVTALLPALKQWRRGAVPSIRPGGGVAILISDLLDPASLGGGRRGEAKGRRGTREPGAAGRRVGPSDPGAATGHRAALKAGEAGDGAAYVLQVVSLLAAAGQGVLLHLLAPPELGLEAAGFFPPPGEWTLVDAETGAALDVTVDGRLLEAYRRALAGWLEGWRRACHAHRVLHVPVPAPWPLRGAVMDYLVPAGVLG from the coding sequence GTGGCGGCGGGCCTGGAGGCGTGGCTGGACGGGCAAGTTCGCCCCCTGCTGGAGCGGTTGCAGCTGCTGGGCCGGGCGGCGGCGCCGGACGCCTGGACGGGCCGTTACCGCACCCGCCAGAAGGGGCGCTCGCTGGAGTACGCCGGGTTCCGCGAGTACGTCCCGGGCGACGACCCGCGGACCCTGGACTGGCAAGCCCTGGCCCGGCTGGACCGGCCCTTCGTCCGCGAGTACACGGCGGAACGGGAACGGGTGGTCACGGTGCTGATCGACGGATCCGCCTCCATGGCCGCGGCGGGCAAGGTGGCGACGGCCTTGCAGCTGGCCGCCGCCCTGGGGTACTGCGCCCTGTACCACGGCGACCGCTGGCAACTGGTCCTGCTGCAGGGGCCGGCCGCGAGGCTGCTGGGGGTAGGCCGGGGACGCGGCGCCCGGCACCGGCTGGCGGTGGCCCTGGCCGCGGCGGAGGCGCAATTTCGGACGGTGGGCACGCCGGCGGCGGCCGGGACGGCCCTGGCCCGCGGTGGGGCTGCGGCCCCCGACGCGGCCACGGCGACGGGAGGCATCACCGGGAGCCGGCCGCCCGCCGTGCCTCAGGCCCCCCGGTGGGGCCATGAGGCGGAGGGCCTGCCGGGTTCCGCGGACGGGACCCGGGGTTGGGAGCGGGCCGTCACCGCCTTGCTGCCTGCCTTGAAACAGTGGCGCCGCGGCGCCGTCCCGTCGATCCGGCCCGGAGGCGGCGTGGCCATCCTGATCAGCGACCTGCTGGACCCGGCCAGCCTGGGCGGCGGGCGGCGCGGTGAAGCCAAGGGGCGTCGTGGAACACGGGAGCCCGGTGCGGCAGGAAGGCGCGTTGGCCCCTCCGACCCCGGTGCAGCAACGGGGCACCGTGCAGCACTGAAGGCCGGTGAAGCAGGGGATGGCGCGGCCTACGTTCTTCAAGTGGTCTCTCTGCTGGCGGCCGCCGGGCAGGGCGTGCTCCTGCACCTGCTGGCGCCTCCCGAGCTGGGGCTCGAGGCGGCCGGGTTCTTCCCGCCTCCTGGCGAGTGGACGCTGGTCGACGCGGAGACGGGGGCGGCCCTGGACGTCACCGTTGACGGCCGGCTGCTGGAAGCGTACCGGCGGGCCCTGGCGGGGTGGCTGGAAGGGTGGCGGCGGGCGTGCCACGCCCACCGGGTGCTGCACGTGCCCGTGCCGGCCCCCTGGCCGCTGCGGGGGGCGGTCATGGATTACCTGGTGCCCGCGGGCGTGCTCGGTTGA